Proteins from a genomic interval of Lycium ferocissimum isolate CSIRO_LF1 unplaced genomic scaffold, AGI_CSIRO_Lferr_CH_V1 ctg13341, whole genome shotgun sequence:
- the LOC132042110 gene encoding uncharacterized protein LOC132042110, with product MAENYGDKQETLLFSSSATEENKGNGWFIDSGCSNHMSGNKELFVDLDESFKATKEDLAIMQRCLLLEGEKFQLLRKMDLLILYLSDDKIGLIARIKMNNSRLWPLYLNCGDLPCFSSVNCDAWLWHLRFGHLNFGSLNFLARKNLVDGLPSIDFPDRRCESCILGKKYREPFQKGKAWRANAPLESFKAYVEKQSGYFIKTLRSDRGTEFLVCDNYLKKYGIKHQLIARYNPQQNGVAKRKNRTVMDMVSYSI from the exons ATGGCTGAAAATTATGGAGATAAACAAGAGACATTATTGTTTTCTAGCTCCGCGACCGAAGAAAATAAAGGGAATGGATGGTTTATTGATTCTGGTTGTAGCAATCATATGTCTGGAAATAAGGAATTATTTGTTGATCTGGATGAATCATTTAAAGCTACAAAAGAAGACTTGGCAATAATGCAAAGGTGCCTGCTGTTGGAAGGGGAAAAATTCCAATTACTTCGAAAAATGGATCTTCTCATTTTATATCTGAG TGATGATAAAATAGGACTAATTGCAAGAATAAAGATGAATAATAGTCGTTTATGGCCTCTTTATCTCAATTGTGGTGATTTACCTTGCTTTAGTTCTGTGAATTGTGATGCTTGGTTGTGGCATCTACGCTTTGGGCATCTGAATTTTGGGAGTTTGAATTTTCTTGCAAGAAAGAATTTGGTTGATGGTTTGCCTTCTATTGATTTTCCTGACAGAAGGTGTGAGTCTTGTATTTTGGGAAAGAAGTATAGAGAACCTTTTCAAAAAGGCAAAGCTTGGAGGGCTAATGCACCATTGGAG AGCTTCAAGGCTTATGTAGAGAAGCAAAGTGGATATTTTATTAAGACATTGAGAAGTGATAGGGGAACTGAGTTTCTTGTGTGTGATAATTATTTGAAGAAGTATGGTATTAAGCATCAATTGATAGCTAGATATAAtcctcaacaaaatggtgtggctaaaaggaaaaatagaacAGTGATGGATATG GTGTCCTACTCGatctaa